A genomic segment from Glycine soja cultivar W05 chromosome 18, ASM419377v2, whole genome shotgun sequence encodes:
- the LOC114394996 gene encoding transcription factor RF2b-like yields MATQTQDPRSNPNPNPNAMSATPSSSFFIPAAGGNGPSAAPVAGSGESHSHHRRAHSEVSFRLPDDMIDLSPSDPFNGGSSTASFEEIGSEDDLFSTYIDVEKLGAGRGGNGSDQSGYGNGAGSSCYNDGEKSPSTAAARPRHRHSSSVDGSTSTSMFGEIMDAKKAMPPDKLAELWNIDPKRAKRILANRQSAARSKERKARYIQELERKVQTLQTEATTLSAQLTLYQRDTTGLSSENTELKLRLQAMEQQAQLRDVLNDALMKEVERLKIATGEALNQSESFNLGMHQMPYAGSNFFSIPPHSGPSGHQNMQLPPFGHSHSTVPTHQLQQTNSHQMSDILQNDQLGRLQGLDISSKGTPVVKSEGPSISANESSTTF; encoded by the exons ATGGCCACACAGACGCAAGATCCACGttcaaaccctaaccctaatccCAATGCAATGTCGGCAACGCCATCTTCCTCCTTCTTCATCCCCGCCGCCGGCGGCAACGGTCCCTCCGCCGCTCCCGTCGCCGGCTCCGGCGAGTCGCACTCGCACCACCGGAGGGCGCACTCGGAGGTCAGCTTCCGGCTGCCGGATGACATGATTGACTTGTCGCCGTCGGATCCGTTCAACGGCGGATCCTCGACGGCGAGCTTCGAGGAGATCGGATCCGAGGACGACCTGTTCTCCACCTACATTGACGTCGAGAAGCTCGGGGCTGGCCGCGGCGGAAACGGATCGGATCAGAGCGGTTATGGAAATGGCGCCGGCAGCAGCTGCTACAACGACGGCGAGAAGAGTCCGAGCACCGCCGCTGCGCGGCCGAGACACCGGCACAGTAGCTCCGTCGACGGTTCCACGTCGACGAGCATGTTCGGAGAGATCATGGATGCGAAGAAAGCCATGCCTCCTGATAAGCTCGCAGAGCTTTGGAACATTGATCCAAAGCGTGCCAAAAG AATACTGGCTAATCGGCAATCTGCCGCAcgttcaaaagaaagaaaggcaCGCTATATACAAGAACTTGAGCGCAAAGTCCAGACCCTTCAGACTGAAGCAACAACACTTTCTGCCCAACTTACACTGTACCAG AGGGATACAACTGGTCTGAGTTCTGAAAATACCGAGCTTAAGCTCCGTCTACAAGCCATGGAGCAACAGGCACAGCTCCGTGATG TTCTTAATGATGCATTGATGAAGGAGGTTGAGAGGCTTAAGATTGCTACCGGAGAGGCATTGAACCAATCTGAGTCTTTTAACCTGGGAATGCACCAGATGCCATATGCAGGGTCAAATTTCTTTTCAATCCCACCACATTCAGGTCCTTCTGGGCACCAGAACATGCAATTGCCACCATTTGGCCACTCCCATTCCACTGTGCCGACTCATCAGCTGCAACAAACAAATTCTCACCAAATGTCAGATATATTGCAAAACGACCAGCTTGGTCGTCTGCAGGGACTTGACATTAGCAGCAAAGGAACACCCGTGGTGAAGTCTGAAGGCCCCTCAATATCTGCAAATGAGAGTAgcacaacattttga
- the LOC114395507 gene encoding non-specific lipid-transfer protein 1-like — protein sequence MAVNKVTLVASVMACMLITCSYAESTLSCDQITIWLTPCIPYGVLGGNVSSLCCQGVYSLNAAYKSAEDRRGACQCIKDRAACIPGIDYTRVNQVGPRCGSKCPFKVYPSTNCSAVP from the exons ATGGCAGTGAATAAGGTAACATTGGTTGCTTCAGTGATGGCTTGCATGCTCATAACATGCTCTTATGCTGAATCAACCTTGTCATGTGACCAAATCACTATATGGCTCACTCCATGCATACCTTATGGAGTGTTAGGAGGGAACGTGTCATCCTTGTGCTGCCAAGGTGTTTACTCTCTCAATGCTGCATATAAGAGTGCTGAGGATCGAAGAGGTGCATGCCAATGCATTAAGGATAGGGCGGCATGCATTCCTGGCATTGACTACACGCGTGTCAATCAAGTTGGTCCAAGATGTGGCTCTAAGTGTCCCTTCAAAGTGTACCCTTCCACTAACTGCTCAGC GGTGCCGTAA